Within the Erigeron canadensis isolate Cc75 chromosome 6, C_canadensis_v1, whole genome shotgun sequence genome, the region TCGTGTTCAAGTTTAAGGTTCAATAATAAAAGTTtggcatgtaataagttgtacCTCTTTGTTAAGTCCAATAGTTGATGGTAGTTCATTTAACACTTGGAGATCAACATCAGATGAGCCATCCTATTTTAAATTAGTTCAAATAATGTGTGTTAAGataattgaaataaaagaaagttaatTTCAAGTGTTACGTGGtattatatttgataaataCCTTATCACATGCTGCTCTATGGAGTAAAACTACCAAACAACCAAAAGGATAACGAAACGACACAAAATGTCATGAAGTTGAAGAAAGGACAGGAAATTAAAACTGAAACTTGGCAGTTGTGGTGATGAGAAGTTTTTAAAACTTCTGTAACTTCGGAATCTTCATTTTGTGCAGATCTGGACGCCCCTTTGTAACAGAGCCTGTGACGACCAGTTCTTCATCATCATACACCACTTTCTTTGATCCTGGACTTGACGCTGTGCTTTTCATAGCTTCCACGGGCATGGAAGTTTCACCAGTGCCAGAAACAGCGTCCTATGGGGCAATAAAACCAAGTTACTCGTTCAGCAATTGTTTAAATATCTCTGCTTTTGAATATAAAAACCAACATTAAAGTGTGGAACTCGACTTGAATATACCTTTGCAGACAGGGCAGGAAGTAATGGCAGTTGGGAAATAGCACGTGGATCAACATCAGATGGGGAATCCTGATACATTTCGGCAAAAATAGAAGTATTACTATAAGTTAAAGTTTGCgaatgaacttttttttaaaataaattagggATATTTATCGTCAATACCTCATCACCATGTGCCCTTTTAAGGATAGAATCAATAATACCCTCCTCATCATATAACTTGTTCACAGTATAAACATAATAGTTGTTGTCGATGTTGTAACTTGACACCTTGATTTTAAAAGCAAATCGCTTactgacaaacatgttaaactCAGCTGGGAACAACTCAAAATGATCACCCTagacaataaaataaaagctGATTGTATCACTATAAAATGCTCAAAGTTATTATGAATTTTAATGTAGAAAGCTTATACGATGCGTACATTGTTGGCCTGGCTAATCAACTGGGATGCTGGTTTGTACACATAACCTGTCACATCTCTTTCAAAAACCACCAAAGAGATGGAACCGGTTGCATCTTGCACACGCACCTGCAACTTGATTCTGAAATTTAATAGTTTACCATCAATTAACAAACAGTGGGATATTTGCATTTTAACTAAAGTACTATAGAAGTATATGCATACTTGGGATAGACATCTGTTATCACACCACATTCAAAGCACGCAACACCCTCATCATCAGTATTCTCATCCACCAGTTGGTAAAGACGCTCAACCTTTTTAGAGCATTTGGTGCAAGCAATAGAACCAACCGTTTTCGTTCTGGATTCTGATAATAGTACCCACAACAACACATCCAGTAGGCTACTCAATGTATTATGACCATTAAAATCAGATTATCAAGTCTACTTAAATGTGAGTTGTGGTTGTGAATAGGGATAATGCAAGTTTTTAATATGGTTAGTAGTTGCTGCCACTATCGTTATCATAAATAATAGTTACCTCGGTGATGTCCATTAGCTCATCAATGTCCTTGTGTTCAAATCTTGACCAATATTCAACGGGGTTAGAAAAGACGGTGGCTGATGACAAAAGCCTCTCAGCCGTTGGGTCAACATGGACATTCATCAACCTATACATTTTTGAACACAAAAATGTGTATTCACAACCAAAATCATCGattatatgtaaatttttaagTAACAAATTTACTAAACCTGTCTTTGAACTCAGCAAATGTTGGTAAATCTTCATTAATCAGGATTTTCGATCCGAACATTGAGTTGGAGATTTGTGGCTCATCTGTACGGGCAAAAACACATTGAATTGAATAAGTACTAACAATGGTAATTTAATAAATCAGCGTATTTGTTCAACCGAGTAGTACATACTTGCCCATTCGCCCAGTTTTGCAAACTGCAGCAGCATAATGACACGGGTGTCACTCCTATGGGGATCTGCCAGGAATGCATCCAGTTTGTTGGCGTGCTCATCCCAAAGAGCACCCATCAGCTTGGTTCCCCTTGTAGGAAAAAGGGAATGTGTTAGACCAACATAAGGTAAACATGctaaaacatatttattttttaacaaaaacatatgCATAGTATCAACAGATAAATAAGTCGACGTACTCTTCGTTCTGAAGTTGAAGACTTTTGACACgcctttccttttcttttgtgTTCATAACCTTGGTATCTTCACACTGGATGATCTCACCAATTGCATATGAAAAGGTAGTTCTTTATTAACAcccaatatatttatataacctATATAATTACGTAAACAATTGTACATACCAAAGGAATACGCTGCCTCAGAATCCCTTGCCAAGATGTCATTGAACGAACGAAGTTGAAATGATTGAGCTGGACCAGTCCAGTCATTGGACATCCTCACAGTTGTGTGACGGTAAAAGTTCAGCTTACAAGGGTGCCTTGTCAAGAGTAACCTACCACTGTTCTCCGCCACGCCAAACTTTGACAGAACACGGACTCCACCTTCCTGTAGTAAGGCATCAAACTGACCAATCAGGTTCCGTTTGACAGTAGCTTGTATTCTGGTTCCCTGCATTTCCAATATACAAACTTGTTATATATCACATATCTAACAATTATCATTAAGTGGAACAAAGTCTGGACATAATGACTAACAATATACAAACTTGTTATATAACTCATGTTTTTTTACCTGCTCGTCAACTAAGACCATGTCAATACTTGAAGTAACATTGGGATTGTCTGCTTCTAGAGCCTCATTATCATAACTTTGATCTTCCAACCGTCAGTTTCCCCATTAATTTCGCTGACCAGGGAAAAGTTTTCAGCAGCCATATCAATTTCTTATAGTGTGGTTGAGATTATAAGAGATAGTAAGAGAAAAGGCGTAATTGATTTGACATTGATCAAGGGATTTTGTGGgactatatatacatgtaaaaatacaatctttataaaaattatgaagaTATGTAGAAAAGGTTGTTGGAGTAAAGTAGGAAAATGAATCTTCAATTATGTTAATTATCTTTAATGTTGAATCGGATCATGTTGGACAAATAATTGGTTTGATTTATACAAATTTCGGGTATGAAGATatagacaaatatatatatcaacaactaaaaaaagtaggaaattaaatttttatataattctgaagatatacacaaatatatatatatcgtctcacaaaaaagttgaaaattgaatCTTCATATAATTCACAaagattttttttccaaaatctcTTGTCATCGTGTTAAAATCCAAGAATTTTAGAAACTATTTTCAAAAccgtgttttagagagagattTGTGTATATCTTCAGAACCGGGTTTTAAATATATCACGAGTCACaataacaaagaaaatgaaaaccctaaattaatgtttaaagaTACCTGATTTACTTTTACCATATGCAAGGCCGATGTTCATCAATCGGAGTTTGGAGAACATATCGAATCTGAAAATTCAACCAAGAATAACACTTTAAGATTAACCTGATGCATATATTGAATTGTTCTTCGTTTTTCATGGATCAAGATTTGTAGAGAGAttatatagaaaatgaaaattcttcTTCCTATTTTGATGGTTTTAGGTTTTTAGAGAGAATAAAAATCCAAAATTGAAACGAAATCTGAAAATTCAACCAAGAATAACACTTTAAGATGAAAACTTGATGTTTctgtttgattttgatttattgTTAGTTGTTGATTGTTAATAATGTTGATGTTTCTGctttattcatattcatatacttTACCTTTGGTTTTGAtagttattattttgttttgttaattgtttatttattttttattttgtcgttaaaacaaaattttaaacaaaaattaagctAATGAAAGGGCAATGTTGCCACCTGGCAAAATTTTAGAAGGCATTAGGCTAAGGGAACCTTGCTTTATTAAGGAGAGAGAtggtgtatatataatttatagaaAACTTCTAATCTTTTACTTCTTTTGGTTATAATTAAACACCCCAACATGaagcaaaacatatatatgtatctcaAAGCCACATTATCCACCCCAAATCACTCATTTAAGCGACTTCTTGCATCAACTATTAGCCCAATTAAATGCATGACTTGAATTAATTCGATGATTAAGCTAGCATTAGTATGTTGTACGTTATATGaacgaaaatgaaaaaagttaaGTACAAGAAAACATTTACATCCTTAGTTTTTCTTtataagagaaaagaaaagaaagaaaaggttcGCAAATCCGGCCAATATTTTAAATTGTAATCGAAGTTTTAAaacatgaaatgaaatgaatcaTCAGTCATCAAACTTGTTGTGATGCATTTAATTCAGATacaattcttaattatttagaAGATCTTTTGAATGAGGTGAGCAAAAGCTTAACtgaacaaaaaaattttttgaaaaaaaaacatgaaatcaaGCTGAAAAAttcgaaccgaaaaaaccaatgGTTGTTGGTTTTGGTTGTTTGAAAACCGAaagttatggttcggttttggtttcatgtgagaaccgaaccaaaaatatatatattgtttactttatttatatctatatcatttaattttattactcatttttggtaaatatgttaatatatttgcattcttaagtatataaaatagtatcatttatatgttttatgtgaaaatacacaacaagatTGATTCGGTTTAATAATGAATAAcgcataaaatataattaattatatatgaagtTTGTTTGAAATAAGTATTTTaagtttgtacaacttataTTGACGGATTTGTTATCATTATTGTGGTGCAGTTGTCACTAATATTGTTTGGAAGAGCTGTTGAAATTataatgtaattataatgtAATCATAAGGTATAAATTTATTAACTTTTCTAGCTCATGTTGGCTCAAACCCACAAATGTTTAAAAACCAACtaaaccgaaccgaaatagacccaaacagaaaaaaccgaaaccaattagttttagttttcaaaaaactaaattttaacgGTTCAATTTTCGGTTTTAATAAAAACACGACtcaaaccgaaccgtactcacccctaCATTTTATGCTCTTTGGGGAGAGAATCTTTGATGAAATAATTTAGACCATGCTATAATTTAGGTACATGTTGTGTATATTTTAGTACAAGTGATTAGAGTAGTATATGGCTTTAAAATTATGCTAATTCAAGGAAGATTGCGAAGTTGACTTCTAGAAAGATTACAAATAATAGATGCCAGGAATAATGACTATTTATGATGATAGAGTCATTTTAGCATGCCCTGAATGAGATAAACGTTCTATACATGTATAGTAGTTGTATACAGACAACCAGGCCGACATGATCTTTGGCCTGGTCTTAAGTTGACCCGGTCCAGTCATTTCAAATAAAGGCCGGTCTTTAATTTAAAAGCCCGGTTCGATTAGGCCTAGTCGATCTTTTGTcttttataaagtaaataaatttcGGCCTTCTAGAATTAGGAATCACTTCTTAATTAGAGGGTGTTTGagattaatttttgaaaatagattatgcgttttgaATAATTAGAATCAGATCATTAGTTGTAACAGAACGTACTGCTAAAAAATAATGTTTggatttgattatgttgtttgacatcacaataatcaaataatcaactctttaagtgtttggcaaatatattttaaataaaaggtaaataaataaaatgattaaaaaaaaaggacatcGATCAAATAACTACTCAATACAAAAATAACAAGACGTATGTGTTTTCCCAGTTCAAAGTTGCGTCTCAAACACACTTATGTGTGTATATCGCATCTTTATCATATcgtatatgattataaaaatatataagtaatgGGGCCAAAGTATGGTTTTCTCAAGTTCAAGTGCTACGTAGAGAGGCAGTGTTCTTACAGGTGAGATTGAACAAAGTTCAaactttttctttattgatttaCTAACacacataaaatataaacattaatatCAACATGATTTGGGATTTTGTATCACTCTATCATTAGATTCATATATATGGCGGAGTAATACAACAATCCTCAAATTTTAAAGATCTTgttgatttaaaaataaataagttattaaaaataaaataaattattaaaatcaccttttgttaatttttttcatGAAGATCTTCTTGATTTATTAGAAAGTTGAACAAGAAAGAAAAGCTCTACACAAATTAGGTGATGAAAAAGTGTGGGGACGGTGGGTTTTTAGGGGTATTGGAGTAAATAAAAAGCTAGGAGAAGTAATAGTATAATTCACGTTTTCCAGCCGTAGGACGGGACCTGCTTATAGATTACTGTGTTTTCATCTTTCCAAAACGCAAAAAATCAATTTTCACTAGAATTTTACCAAacacttaaaaagttaaaatagtttttttgtGACTTCAAATCACAATAATCAAAAAATCAGGTTCAAAAATCAatgccaaacacccccttaatatCTTAAATGATAAGAAAGGATATAAAAGTAATGATGTGtctactattattatttgtcAACTAAGTTTTTTCTTAGGTGTAATTATTTCATACAACTTACTATTATTTAGGAAATAAAATAAGGCACGCTCAATTGTACGTATTTTCTTACAATAGTTGAGAATAagaaatatttataagtttgagggaaatgataatattatcaattatacaactaaatttattttttcttttataagtattaataaatttgtaatctgtttgattattttaagaactttattaaatatatttttttgttttctttttaaacaataaatttaaaatcatttactatttttttatatataactaaaaaaggaCAATTTTATACTTATGTGGTATTTCTCTTCTTTTGgcaagtaatttttttttattattatttgtcccttggttgttattttttttttaagttatactaaaatgttttctaatacatttattacattatatatagtcTATAATGGTCTAcaacaattaaaaataatatatattatatatttattataatgttACCTTCCAACAAACGGATTTagtctagttatatatatatatatatatatatatatatatatatatatatatattttcaataaacatcaaagaaatttttatttcatgcttttaagttttaattaactaattaaaatctctaacattttaacttttttatgttGAAGTATATATcacaaaaaagtaaatattcatatattatacaaattacGATCGAGTACTTCTTCTTTACATAAAAAAGTAAAGAACTTCGATGTTATTAAATTATCATACACCAACAAGGGATAGCTAGCTTTGCAACATGTCAACAAGCGTAGGTCCATGTGACTGGACCCGGAAATATAATTACACtgaatatatgaaaacaaatataattacaCTGTGACTGGGCCAGATGCAACCttatatgaaaacaaatataattacaCTGAATCGCAcgcataaaaaagaaaatatacaaTTATGAAGTACATCAACAATGTATCATCATGGGACACGGAAATATATCGGGATGGGATTATGAGGCTCCGGGGGAGCATCCCACACCGTGAAAGCACTTGCTGAGTTCATCCATCGATCGCTCATCTCCGGGTAATGCCGGTCCAACACATCCTTTAAACTTTCCGTTGTGTTCACCCATTCGAATCCCTTTTTCGTGTATACATCTTCATTGAAATCACTCGTGAAAAATCTGTCTGCCTCAAGTCTCCTGATCGATAAAACACAATATAggttagtaaataaataatgttttagatctctattattttcattttcggtatttagttttattatttgtttttgggTGGATCATGTACCTCGATGCCATGATGACAAAGATGATAAAAGCTGTCTCGCTAATAGCGAATCCTTTGATCTTTTTCTCAGCTGCCATTCCTACCAACAGATCGAGTTGTTCCACGTCATCATCATAAACTTCGCGCAACATGTCAATTGCTTCTTGATCGTCGGTTAAATCTTCCCATTTTGAGATCGGGATCAAGAAAAGTGATCTTCGGAACTCGTTGTATCTTGCTACATTTCTTTCCCTATCTCTGTAAACtgcatatataattatgtgTTTTGATTAACTATACAAGTTTATAACCAACAACAAAACTGAACATTACTATTTTAACCTTTAGATATAATTATCAATCTAATAATTTTTGTAATGTTAGATTTGAAATATACGACCAAGTATACAGGAAAAAAAGAATACTCACTCTCGAGTGAGGCTAAGTCGACATGATCAGGACGGTCAGTCCCATCGACATTTTGAGGCACAACGTCCCTTAGCCACAGGGGATAGTTCCATAGTTCAAGCGCCCCGCATGCTTGATGTCCCATTGATACCATTTGTGTTGTAAACCCAATCTTGGACAGTTCCTTCTCGCCGTTGCTCCCAACCAAATTTATCATGTCAATCCTGTTGATACATCATGAACATACATAAATACACTATATACTTACAggattaattttatatatacgaATATCATGAACAATGAAGTTAGTATTGAGTTTGGCATGAATTGTTACTTTCTATTTAGTTGAGGAGACTTGTTGGGTCCTGGTGTAGAATTGATATCTCTGACGAATAGCTGATCAGGTAAAAGAGAATGCATTCTGTAAACGCTCACAAACTCTTCGGTTAGCGAGTAGGGTACCCCATGGTTATTGGGTTTCTTTTGCCCTACAAGACCTCCCAAAATGGCTCCTCCAACATGCCCAAATGTGTCCTTGAACTTTTTCCCCAACAAACCATACCTGAATATAATTGCACCATTTTCAAATAGAAGTTAATTACTTAATATAGAAATGAAAGTTAATTAGTTAACTACTAACTAGATTCAACTAATTGATTTACCAATTAGCTCTCATTGCTACATGAAGCATGTCAGTTTTGAGAAGCTCAACAGTCCAATCAATGGTGTGGATCTTGGCAATAACGGCGGATGTTACTAGTCTTGCATGACGATATAGATCTTCATCATCCAAATCACGATATTCTTTCTGGGTACGTACAATGAGTAGTTTGCAAGTTAGAACAGATATTAACGGTTATTAGTACAATTCAATTAAGTCTACATATGCATGTGAATggttatgtgtatgtatatgagAGGGACCTTAAGTGTGTCACAAACAGCATTGTGCTCAAGAATAAAGAGGGCTTGTAAGGTTGAAAGACCAATCCAACCATTACGGACATCTCCTGATAACGGAACTCCATTATTGTCATGTTGGAGAAGGCCGTCTTTTCCAATTTTCAGCTTTCCGTCTTTAAATGTTCTCAATTGCTGCAATTTACTTGAGTTGCTTCCATATATTGCGCTACCATCCCTgaatattaaaacaaataatggATGGCCTATTTAATTAACTTCATGTCACGcacatgcatgtatatatataaagtatcaaGCTAGGCAATATATGGCAATATGGCATGTTGTTGTTAGTTAAGTTTACATGCATTTTTgaatttaaacatgttgttattacatgatatatatatcatttcagTAGAAAagtatatgttttgttaattacGTACCACCAAGGAGTTCTGATATTTAGATGACCTGTCTTAATGTCATGGAAACCAGTATCGACTTGTTTAGTCTTGTAAAACTTGAAAGATTTCAAAGGGCATTGGTCAGCTACTTCTCGCGGCGCCTTAAGCTCAATCTAGtatgtacgtacgtacgtagTTCAAAATCAATCATCAGCAATTTTGTATGCATGATATGAATATGATCAATATATATGTGAGCGTAAAGTAAGTACTCGTAATTAGCTAGTTAATTAATTACCTGTTGTGTTTCTTCGAGGTGATCGATCCAATCATGGATCATGAACTGAATCCATGAAGCGGCAATCATGTTGAACTGTTTTCCGGTGTCTATAAGCTGTCTTCGTGTGAGAAGCTTTGTTGCCACCACCATAGGATCTGGTTTTAGTAGCTGCATGCAACAAATTAACCAAAGACTTGTATTAATATAATGTCTAACAAAACAGATAATAAAACGGATATGAtttaattaatcttttattCAGGTTATCATAATACAACCTAATTAAGTGGATATCTCATTACTATTTTCAAACTGGTCACCTccaattaagatatatatataaccttaaattcattattattattatataaaagtttgatttCGTTCTTGATGAAATCGTACGAGTacaatttatgtattttaaagaATCTATTAAGTAGTGCTCCTTGGGTACGAGTTATAGTACATTCAATgaattacaaattaaattataaaaattacatttaacgTCGTTCATTAATTCATTCTGATAATTACCATTATtatatgaataatatatatatatatatatattattttatatttaagatAAATCTGACTTGTACATCACCAGATTTTGACCGTACACCACCAAACAtgctatatattattatactgtATAACATTTTAAAGCACATTTGGTGATGTATGGTCAATAACAGATGGTGTACAGATCATATCTCTAAATAGGAAGTGATCTGTAGAACACTAATTAACAACCCTCACTACCAAAATTTTACTATAATCTAAaatcaaaactaattaaataaaagttattcACTACTAGCAttttacccgcgcaatgcgatggtggtggtggtagcgaCGGTGTGGTAGTGACggcggtgtggttattattgtaaaaataaataatgtaaaaggggtagtgtaattattttagaaGTTGATGGTCTTTTGTTGTCTATtattcattaaaagtattatatgtattttaagtgaaaatgtttaaattaatgaataaacaAGAGATAATTAAGTGTAAAATAGTTATTTCGCATAGAGACATTTTAATGAGAGAGAATATTgaaaattgtttgaagaaagagtataataatttttgtaaaGTAGAGATGTACCGTGTACGTGAAGTGCTCAATAACTCTAATCAAAAATGGCAAATAATGTAAAAATCCGTAACACGGTTTACATAATTTCTGCTATTTttagtattaaattttaatttactgtTGTCTTAATTATAGTTTAATGCAGTAGCCTACTCTACCCCTTTAATTGGTAGTAACATCATTTAATATTTTACTCCGATCCGTATTTAATTTAACACGTTAACTTTgttcattaaaatttaaaatcgaTGAAACTATAGTTATCaagaaattataatataatgttcACGTTGAAAATGATAAGTAACGATAGTACGCACGTATACATAGTAATCCGTAATTTTTGACATTAATACTTCTCATCATGATTAAAAGCAATCATAATTGCATACACGTATAATTTAATTCGATCGCACGATCGAccgatatataatatataatttcaaaataattatgaagaaATCACATAATTTGTTGTTGCATGGCACATAAAAAAGTATTAGTTTTCAATTTGATCCACTTTTAGTCATATTTACCTTATCTTCATttacaattaaattaaacatcTCTAAAGTCAAACCTAGCTATTTGCCATGCTAAGCAGGCGGTATAAGTTGTGATATTATAATCAATCTCACTTCATAAACAAACAAGCTAGCCTGGAAACGGTTTTTAGCTAGTTAAGGTTTGTGGAggattaattacttatttttcacatatatatatatatatatatatatgtttatgtatgtatgtatatcgaTCACTTGAGCTGAATAGTTCCGATCCAACCACCCGGCCACCTGCTCTCTGACGCTTGCATAATCATATTCAATTCCATGCTGTTATATAATACTTCAAATTACAAGCATCGCATCAAAATcctatcattttttatttttttttaactcctatgtatcattgataaTAATCTATTTAACAAGTTGCTAGAGAAACAATTACAAATGCTTatggtatatatatttgatcgaTATTAAAGCTGATTAATTATGagaaatgtacatatatatatgtaatcgaTATTTAAGCTAATTATGGTATTATATAgtaattaatgaaaattatatcaatgaaaattaTAATCGTAATTGaattaattcatatattttatatcaagccttatataagattaataaaaatatttacggtcaaatttgaaagaaaaagatttcAAAGGTCAAATAGAAAGCCTTTGGACAAATGGAGTAATAGTTACATTTGTTTCGGTCAATTTGgttcaagtttattttttttgttatatattaggTA harbors:
- the LOC122604753 gene encoding uncharacterized protein LOC122604753, with product MVLVDEQGTRIQATVKRNLIGQFDALLQEGGVRVLSKFGVAENSGRLLLTRHPCKLNFYRHTTVRMSNDWTGPAQSFQLRSFNDILARDSEAAYSFACLPYVGLTHSLFPTRGTKLMGALWDEHANKLDAFLADPHRSDTRVIMLLQFAKLGEWANEPQISNSMFGSKILINEDLPTFAEFKDRLMNVHVDPTAERLLSSATVFSNPVEYWSRFEHKDIDELMDITENPERKRLVLLLAPNALKRLSVFTNWWMRILMMRVLRALNVV
- the LOC122603312 gene encoding alpha-dioxygenase 1 is translated as MIPFLSSAKSLLLSPVKHFIHDDFHEIVQRMTLIDRLLFLIIHGVDKIGIQWHRLPVFLGLIYLAIRRYLHDEYNLFNVGKTPVGVRFNPVDFPYRTADGKFNDPFNEGAGSEGTFFGRNMQPVDQKDKLLKPDPMVVATKLLTRRQLIDTGKQFNMIAASWIQFMIHDWIDHLEETQQIELKAPREVADQCPLKSFKFYKTKQVDTGFHDIKTGHLNIRTPWWDGSAIYGSNSSKLQQLRTFKDGKLKIGKDGLLQHDNNGVPLSGDVRNGWIGLSTLQALFILEHNAVCDTLKKEYRDLDDEDLYRHARLVTSAVIAKIHTIDWTVELLKTDMLHVAMRANWYGLLGKKFKDTFGHVGGAILGGLVGQKKPNNHGVPYSLTEEFVSVYRMHSLLPDQLFVRDINSTPGPNKSPQLNRKIDMINLVGSNGEKELSKIGFTTQMVSMGHQACGALELWNYPLWLRDVVPQNVDGTDRPDHVDLASLEIYRDRERNVARYNEFRRSLFLIPISKWEDLTDDQEAIDMLREVYDDDVEQLDLLVGMAAEKKIKGFAISETAFIIFVIMASRRLEADRFFTSDFNEDVYTKKGFEWVNTTESLKDVLDRHYPEMSDRWMNSASAFTVWDAPPEPHNPIPIYFRVP